A stretch of the Desulfobacter sp. genome encodes the following:
- a CDS encoding galactokinase — translation MNFKPILDRKRVKTSVPCRVDLGGTLDISTFFIPLARVNPATFNLALDLRTCVTLSSFTRGRIKISSKGFATIERDRDENVTDNPMGLMFAIAKFFNAHGLHIHIESSSPPKSALGGSSSAAVALIAGFYTALGKSIDPEQIAWLAHYIESAVAGVPCGMQDQTAAAFGGVNLWEWKLGKTGPEFIQTPLYKRHADIMDLNRHILVAFCGITHVSADVNSRWVAGFKSGDLFAPFEQIVKITRDFSQALMAKEYDQAGKLMNKETRLRCEMTPDVLDKTGQKMFESAVAQNCGARFTGAGAGGCLWAVGEEDRIQALSLCWQKLFDNVETGSILATRIDTQGICVEV, via the coding sequence ATGAATTTTAAACCCATTCTTGACCGAAAAAGAGTTAAAACCTCAGTGCCTTGCAGAGTTGATCTTGGCGGTACCCTTGATATTTCAACTTTTTTCATTCCCCTGGCCCGTGTCAATCCTGCCACCTTTAATCTGGCCCTGGATTTGAGGACCTGTGTAACCTTATCTTCCTTTACCCGGGGACGGATCAAAATTTCATCCAAAGGCTTTGCCACCATTGAACGGGACAGAGATGAAAACGTGACTGACAATCCCATGGGGCTGATGTTTGCCATTGCAAAGTTTTTCAATGCCCATGGCCTGCATATTCATATTGAATCAAGCTCGCCTCCTAAAAGTGCCCTGGGCGGATCCTCTTCAGCTGCAGTGGCTCTTATTGCGGGGTTTTACACGGCCCTTGGCAAATCCATTGATCCTGAACAGATTGCCTGGCTTGCCCATTATATTGAATCTGCGGTGGCAGGCGTTCCTTGCGGGATGCAGGACCAGACAGCGGCCGCCTTTGGCGGGGTCAATCTCTGGGAGTGGAAACTCGGCAAAACAGGCCCTGAATTTATTCAGACCCCCCTTTATAAACGGCATGCAGACATCATGGATTTAAACCGTCATATTCTGGTGGCCTTTTGCGGCATTACCCATGTGTCGGCGGACGTTAATTCAAGATGGGTTGCAGGATTTAAATCCGGAGATCTGTTTGCCCCTTTTGAACAGATTGTAAAAATTACCCGGGATTTTTCACAGGCTTTAATGGCCAAAGAGTATGATCAGGCGGGTAAATTAATGAATAAAGAGACCCGGCTAAGATGTGAAATGACTCCGGATGTTCTTGACAAGACCGGTCAAAAAATGTTTGAAAGCGCTGTGGCACAAAATTGCGGAGCCAGGTTTACAGGTGCGGGTGCCGGAGGATGCCTCTGGGCTGTTGGAGAAGAGGATCGTATCCAGGCCCTTAGCCTTTGCTGGCAAAAACTTTTTGATAATGTGGAAACGGGATCTATTCTCGCGACCCGGATCGATACCCAAGGCATATGTGTTGAAGTATAA